In Aspergillus fumigatus Af293 chromosome 4, whole genome shotgun sequence, one genomic interval encodes:
- the bna5-2 gene encoding kynureninase, with translation MSTNGTLSKPEFPANAASKEYAASLDAADPFAGFREKFIIPSKANIASTKLAKPGLSSEPCIYFCGNSLGIQPKATQKYLEAQLDTWSSIGVCGHFTKIEDSPLKEWQNLAEQAAESMSKIVGAAPEEVAAMGTLTMNLHLLLASFFKPTATKRKILMDWKAFPSDHYAIESHLAWHHLDPKETMVLIGPDEGTYEIPTEKILSYIDQHADEAALILLPGIQYYTGQLFDIPKITEYAHSRGLIVGWDLAHAYANVPLKLHDWDVDFAAWCTYKYGNAGPGAMAGLFVHEKHGQVDYSEGEDAPKFRHRLTGWYGGDKSVRFKMDNKFKPIPGAGGYQISNPSAIDLACLCAALSVFDETSIAELRKKSVLMTAYLEYLLLKDTTDESRQFQIITPSDPAARGAQLSLLLKPGLLHKVAHRLQEAGIICDKREPGVVRVAPVPLYNTFTEIWMFVQQLKAALEG, from the exons atgTCCACCAACGGCACACTATCCAAGCCTGAGTTCCCTGCCAATGCGGCAAGCAAGGAGTATGCGGCTTCTCTGGACGCTGCAGACCCATTCGCAGGCTTTCGCGAGAAGTTCATCATCCCATCAAAGGCAAACATTGCGTCTACAAAACTGGCGAAGCCAG GCCTTTCATCAGAACCATGTATTTACTTCTGTGGCAATTCCCTTGGTATTCAGCCCAAGGCCACCCAGAAATACTTGGAGGCGCAACTGGACACATGGTCATCAATTGGCGTCTGTGGTCACTTCACAAAAATCGAAGACTCCCCATTAAAGGAATGGCAGAATCTGGCTGAGCAGGCTGCCGAGTCTATGTCGAAGATCGTGGGGGCGGCGCCCGAAGAAGTCGCAGCAATGGGTACATTAACGATGAATCTGCACTTGTTGCTCGCAAGCTTTTTTAAGCCCACTGCAACCAAGCGTAAAATCCTGATGGACTGGAAGGCGTTTCCCAGTGATCAT TATGCCATCGAATCACATCTTGCCTGGCATCATCTAGATCCTAAGGAGACCATGGTGCTCATCGGCCCAGATGAGGGAACATACGAGATCCCAACTGAGAAGATCTTGTCTTACATCGATCAGCATGCAGACGAGGCAGCTCTCATCCTGCTTCCGGGAATCCAGTACTACACTGGGCAATTATTCGACATCCCAAAGATCACCGAATATGCGCACTCACGAGGACTTATTGTCGGATGGGATCTCGCTCATGCCTACGCGAACGTCCCACTAAAGCTACACGACTGGGACGTCGATTTTGCAGCTTGGTGCACTTACAAATACGGCAATGCCGGCCCCGGGGCAATGGCAGGCCTCTTTGTCCACGAGAAACATGGTCAAGTCGACTACAgcgaaggagaggatgcgCCAAAGTTCCGACACCGTCTGACTGGATGGTATGGAGGCGATAAATCAGTGCGATTCAAGATGGACAATA AGTTCAAACCAATCCCTGGAGCGGGTGGTTACCAGATTTCGAACCCTTCGGCTATCGACCTTGCGTGCTTGTGTGCTGCTCTATCGGTCTTTGATGAGACCTCTATAGCTGAGCTGCGCAAGAAATCCGTCTTGATGACGGCATATCTAGAGTACCTGCTGTTAAAGGACACCACGGACGAGTCGCGGCAATTCCAAATTATCACACCTTCCGATCCAGCCGCTCGAGGTGCTCAGCTCAGTCTTCTGCTTAAGCCTGGGCTATTGCACAAGGTAGCTCATCGACTTCAGGAAGCAGGAATTATTTGCGACAAGAGAGAACCAGGCGTTGTTCGCGTCGCTCCTGTTCCATTGTACAACACTTTCACTGAGATCTGGATGTTCGTTCAGCAACTCAAGGCGGCTCTGGAAGGATGA